In the genome of Catharus ustulatus isolate bCatUst1 chromosome 1, bCatUst1.pri.v2, whole genome shotgun sequence, the window AATTGCATTGCCAGGCCAGGTTAACATTCAAGGCTTTCAGGTATCGCATCATtcacaaaatattatttcacatatattttctttttactacCTCTTCTTCCCTAGTGTAGAAATCATTGGAAGTATTATATTTTATAAGAACATCAGCTTAATGCATTTTATAATCTTTCATTCTGTTACAATGCTCTGCTGAGATTTTATTACTGacattaaaagaattaaatgtaGCTGTAGGAACATTAAGTGCTGCTGAGAAAATTTAATTGGCTACAcaatcaattaaaaataagttcTTTAATTTCTCCCTTCAGTTCTTCTTCATGGACATTTACAATGATGCCATCACCATCATTCCTCCATTATCCTCTCTCACACAGTACGAGCTCCCTGCAGACACACTTGCGCTTCTACTGCCACTCCAGTAAACTGAGGACTTAGCCACCTTTCTGGTTAAGTTCCCCAGACCAAAATCTGATGGGCAACAGAAGGAAACATCCAAGCCACTTTGCCAACTGCTGCAAAAGCAATCACCATTCCCCAAACCTATCTGCATTAATTGTTCTATGGTCTATCTTGTATATGGATCCTAGACAACCACTTGTGTTTGGATATGAGGGCTCCTGCTGTGAACATACCTCACCAAGCACGCTGCACCCAAGTGCCAGAAACTTCATCCATTCCACCTCCTCACCAAAATTGTCCAGTTGCAGGATAGCTCCCAGTTGCTCCTCTGGCAAGCCCAAATGCTTCCATTTTTCCCTCAGTTCTGCAATGGTCACTGTGCCTTTGGAAGAAAGCTTTGAACAAAATCACGGTACCACAATAAGAAGTCTGAAAACCAGAATGAATTTAAGAACAGTCTCCCCAAAATACttcaactacagtaatttcacgattacaagccccactgactataagccacatctccgggtgttggcaacattttgttctttgtccatacataagcctcacctgattataagccgctctgtcgttctcagtgaggacccgcgtgcaacaaagttgccaagtaaCAGACTCGagggattgcggggtttactggctcggctcgggttgtgtgggctcggcccgctaggggctgccgacagggccaggtggcccagcttggcactgccgctcggcggggctgctaggggccagctgccgctgccactgggctcgctcaccccagcctggtgctgccccgcagtggcaggcggggacggagcccgccggcacccgtgGCGGTagatggggatggagcccgccggcacccacagcggcggcggcaggagggtAAGGAGCCCCCTGGCTCCCGCGGCGGCAGTGGCAGgtgggggcggagcctgcctgctcctgcagcagcaggtggggacaggaacCCCCTGcttcctccccgggccgcggggatggcagcacggagcccccgcctccttccctccccgtgctgcctgcactaAGCCCACCTGCACCCTGCACCCACCGCTCAtcagagtaaccaatttgtaacaatcacacaatcccgggttttactggcaggtgctcggctcggcaccctggctgccACTTCGGtggttggaaatttcagaaaatttttcacatattagccgctcctgagtgtaagccgcatttccagggtgggaacaaaattttagtcaaaatggtgcagcttataatcgtgaaattactgtacttgacaTTCTCTCCCCCATCAACTCCAATGCATCAGCATTCCTCAACAGCATTGTGCATTTGATAAAGAACAGCATGTACCTGTTTGTGCAACACCTTAAGGAGTCCTGGGGTCAAACCAGCATCTTTTTTCTCTACTGCTAAAGGCATTTCCAGCCTCTCCTTCACAGGAAGGGGTTCACCTTTAGACAAGGCTGAAAAATACCTAAGTGAATGAGAAGAGCAACACACCTCAATGCCCATGGCCATTACAAACTGCACAGAAGTAAATGCTCTTACAGTTCAGTGTAAGAATCTGCAGGctccacaggagcagcagcacctggcaagCTGCCTGTGTGCACAACTCCCATCTTTCTGTGCCCAGAAACCACAGTCTTTAGACTTTATATGCTTCTTTTCACGACACTCTAATAATTCTTAaggtatttaaattattttgtgcatGATATATTCAGCTCTTTTGATTGATGAACCTGAGGGTTCATCTGCTTAACATTACCCTTGTGCACTACCCAAAATGTACACCTGCCTATTCACATTACAACTCCCTCCTCAGCATTCCTGCTATTTCTGtccaccccaaaataaaatgtaagagTAGATCATAAAGGGCACTGGATGCATATCCTTTTAATTATAAGGCTGCCACAACTTTAAGAGCTGCCTCTGTTTTAACTGGCCAGCAATCTGAATTGTGCAAGAAAAACTCAGTTTTTATTCAGATGCATCTAATTTACAAGTTTCTCCACTTGTCCTGACTCATCTGCCCTGGTCACCCACGTGCATGTCCACGCTATCCCATGCTGCGCAAATACCTGCTAAAATACACAGCAGGCAGCACTCCAGAACTGAATTAGTGTGACTGTATAGACAGAGATGCACAgtatgtatatacatacatcACCTGGGCTATTTTGCTGGGCTGCCTCTGCTCTTGCCAGTCCCACCACCCAGCAGGCTCCAGCTACAGAGGCAGCTGCCCCTCACCTCCACCACATTCCTAAAAAACGCCTAAAAAACCATTTTAAGGTGGTCCTGCTGGCTTTCTTCAACACTGCAGCGGTAACAATTCAgcttcagattattttctttttaacagacAAGCCAgactccagcctggctttgttAACATCCTCCCCTCCCTCGGTACAAGGTACAGACATTTTCCAGTCCCCCCAGCTGAGAACATCTCACAGATACCTTTCAAGATCATGCCCACACAAACCATaggacaggaaaaaattatAGTGAGCAGTTGAGGTACAAGAAAAAAACTAGATGTTAAAGGAGAAACACTTAAGCATCTAAATCAACTTTATGGCAAGAGATTTATTATCTCTTGGATATTATCCAAGATTAGTGGATCATCACTTCAGTGGTGCAATTTTTCAGGCACTTGttccagaaagaaagaagagaaactaACCGAGCGTAAGAATTAGAAAGCTAATGTCTaccttttcctttaaattccAAAAATTGAATCTCagatgagagaagaaaaaccaaaccaaagcaaaccaaaaggaaaaaaaattggtctTTCAGATAGAAAAACTAATAACAAAACgcaaattaaaatacatttttctgtatgGAAATCCAGCTATTTCAGAAGTAAGCCAGCCCTAAACATCaaggacagaaaacaaataaaatgccacactatttttaaaaggcttACATGCTGCATTAATACACAGAAGTGTATATGCAGTGCACATGCTGATGTAATATTCAAAGCTACATCCACTATACAATAAAGAGGAGAGTGAGGTTGTGAGGGTCCATACATATAGCTCTCTGTTGTTAAATGGACATCATACTTACGCAGCTGCCCACTGCAAAACATCAAAAGGCTGAGTCCTAATAGCAGCTTTAGTAAATTGCTTCAGAATATCAGGTAgctctggggggattttgatctgctgagcacagaacaTGGTTTCCGGAAGAGGCATGGTGTCCAGTTACAAGCacctgaaagaaataaaacagcagctCACAGATGCAGAATGTGAATAAAAAACTGTATGTGCTCACACATGGGAGTGAACAGTGCctgttcccaaattccctcctgtCCTACTTGAtagctggggctgctggagagctgccaGACTTGGAAGGGTAAACAGACAAGCCCTGCATAGCTCTAGAAGATTTTGCGGCTACACCAAGTAAAACATTGCAGCTAGGTGAGGAGAACTAGTACTCTAACATGTGACTTCAGAGagttttaaactgatttttcccctcaaaCCTACCACAACAAAAATTTGTCAAATGGGCAGTCCAGACAAATCACACCACATATGCCAACATAAAAGGCATCTACATTGACAAAGAAAATCTTGGCATTTTTGTACAGATGCCAGAGTACGCAGATGACCAAGTTTCTACTGTGTTTATGCATTCAAAAATGCTGTAGCAAAAAGTTACTAATTTGTGCTTGTGACAGACTTTGCATGAGACAATTACAGCAATGAGGAAAATCATTCACATGTGCTTCAAACACACAGCACATTTTTCTCATACAGCTCTACAGGTGCTTTTGTTTCGTTCAGGATGTAACATTTGTTGCAAGGAATCCTGTTTCCCAAGATCCAAAAGAAGGGACAAAGATAGGCTATTGTATGGTCCTTCTCCCATCATAGCAGTGGGGTACATTTGGTGGGAAACTCTCCTCATAACTTCCAGGACAAAATATGGCATGCTTAAGTTGATTTAGCAACAAGAACCTAAAACAGTTATTTGCAGAAACGAAGAGCAGTAAAAGCAACAGCATCAAGAAAGGAACCAATGTAACAGAATCCTCTATCCTTTCAgacttttttaatttttaagataaGAGTACCTGGCAGGTGGCTTTCCCATGTGAATTTTCCTgtagtggaaaataaaaaatttaaaagtcagTGATAGAGCAATGGAACTGCTGTGACTCAAGGCTCCTTTGAGGATCAAACCATATTTAGAACTTTATTTATGAAGAAATGCAGACAGGGCACAGCATCTTCACCACTCCAATGCAGCCAATTTGCATCAGGAAGAGACTTCAAAGTGCGCATTTAATTACCACATTGGTCACGCATTTTCAGTAATGAATCAAAACCACAGCTCTAGCCAAGGAACTGAAgctgaaggcaaaaaaacctGAGGATTTCAGGACAACAGAAAAATTTGGAGGAAGGAATATAGGTGTGTGTGCATGTACCCTTAGGAAGCAgtcaaacaaaataataaaaatataatcaggaaaaaaaagtagtgcAAGAGCTGCTTTTCTACAGTAAGCTATTAATCACAGAGTCCCACAGAAGGCCAGGGGTTGCCAGAGACTTCTTGGAGGTCAGCTGGTCTGACCCCCTGCACAACCTACGGGCAGGGACCCCAAGATCCATGTCCAGCTGCGTTTCAAGAATTTCCAAGGATAGAAACTCCACACCCCGCTGGGCAACCCGTGCCAGTGCTTGGCCACCCTCACACGGAAAAAGTGTTTCTTCATGTTCTGCCGGAACCTCTTGTACAAATACACACGCACACACCTGATAATCAAAGAAGAGCAGAGCTAGGTCAGGCAGCTCTGCACCCCTTCACCCTCGTTACTCTCGCTACAGACAAAGATCAGCTCATCACTTTCACTTCCCGTTAGctcttatttctatttctttcctaCCACGCCCCCCAAGCCAGCCAGTCCCAGGTGCTCAGGAAGCAAGGCCAAGGCGTGTCCGCACAGAGGGGACTGCCCGAGCCGCGGGTGCCCGCGGCCCACCCGCCCCGAGCTGTGGGGAGGCAGCGCCGGCGGACAGCGGCCCCGGGCGGCCCCTCGCCGGCCGGAGGGAGCCCAAGGCCGCCGCACGGCCCCAGCACCCCCGGGCGGCCGCCCCGGAGCTCGGGGAAGGCCCGGGCACGGCCCCTCACCTGCCCCGCTCCGCGGCCCCGCTGCCCGGCAACGCGGAGGGACGAGCCGGCGGCCCGGGCGCTGGGCGGGGAAAAACCTTGACGGCGGCGAGGGTTAAAGGGCAAGAGCAGCACCTGCTTTGTACAAACTTTTAAAAGGCCCAGACCATGGATGAGGGGATTGAGTCTGCCATTAATAAATTCACCGACGCCTGCAAAGTGGGTCGGAGTGGGCTGCAGGGTACAGCGGCTGAACATGAACCAGCAATGGGCCCCGGTGTCCAGAAAGGCTGGTGGCATCCCGGACTGTAGGAGCAGTCgtgtggccagcagggtgaggaaaGTGATTCTTCCCCCGCACGCGGCCCTGGTGAGACTACACCTCAAATCCTGCGTCCTCTCAATTCAGGGAGGAACtggaggctgtgcagggaagggtgacaaagctgctgcagagcgCAAGTCCTGTGAGGGgaagctgggggtgttcagcctggagaagcagaGTCTCAGGGTTGACGTTtttgctctctacaactgcctgaaaggaggctgtaggCAGCTGAGGGTCGGCATCTTCTCCCAGCCAACCAGTGACAGAGTAAGAGGGCATAGTCTTAAAAGTCTTAATGTTCCCTGCCATAGCATATGTTGGACAttaagaagaatttcttcacagaaagtgGCATAGATAGTGGAAGGGTTGATCCAGGGAGGCAGTGGATTCACCATCCCTGGTGCTGTTCAAGGAAAAACTGCATGTGGCACTTTGTGCCGTGGTCAAGTTACTAGGGTGGTGTTCAGCCATAGGCTGGTCTTGACCTCAGAGATCTTCTCCAACTTAGTTGATTCTGTGAGCATCTTAGCACCATGTTATTGGCagagcccatggcagggagggtggttcctgcagcctgggctcccagcagcatGGCCCCTGACCACAAGGATGCTCTACTGGGGAAGCAGTGTTAGGGTGGCATGTCCATCTTGTCTTTGGTATTCCTGCATCTCTTTTCCTGGCTTGGATGAAATGTGAAGAAATGCTAACTAAGCTGAAAAAGAGGGCAATgtatccccaaaaattctgttTACTCGCAGCAGCTGCTACTTCCAAGGACAGCTCAGCCTCAAGCAACCTCTGCTGGTCAGGCTCCACAGACGTGGACATTCAGGATAGCAGCACCACTGAGAGTCTACCATCACTGAGAGCAGCATAGCCAATGCCAGCTGCTTCTCAGCACCTGCTGATCCAGACTGACACCATGAGGCAGCGTGGctctcccactgctccaggatGTGAGGAACCAAAATGCCCTCTCTGCCACAAAGTCTTGGTGGACAGCTAGGAGTCTTCTTTCCACTGCAGATAAAAACAGCACTAGAGGGAACCTGACTGGCATCCTCTGTAAAGACACCAGCACATCTCTTGGTTATAAAGCAATACCTCTCCTGTATCTTCTAACATGGACTGTACACAACCCAAGCACTCAAATCAACTTGGTAATAGGATTATTCACTTCATAAAGCCTTCACAAGCCATTGCTCCAAAGAAACTTGGGTGCTGCATGCTCGAGACAGGCCAAGCAGTTACTGCAGAAGCACACAATCTTATTTGTAACCAGACCTTTTTAATCCACCTCATGTCCCCCACTGATGAACATGCAAGGCTGTGCAGGACAAAGATAAAATGGTGGGCTCCAGAAAGCAATAAGCACACATTTTAACAACCGTTTAATCTTTCATAAAACATGAATATTTAGCATAAGCTATAAGCTAATTATTTggccttaaaatattttgcagattCCTGTAACTAATGAAAACAGCAGACTTCTGATATACAAGGACGTGTTTCTATCCTTCAGTTGTTTTAAAGCATCTACTCATTTAAGAACACTACAGCAAGAAAATATGAAGCAAACATTATCCTGCAGGAGCTTATAGAACAGAATTCAATTAAACTGATTTCAAAGTGCAGTTGTTCAAAGGCGTCTAGTGATAACAGATAAAGTTTCATATTATATGTGATCCTTGCACACACTTGAAACTATCCTTAAAATGGTGAAAATGTAAATGTCATACTCTTAATTCTTCCAGCAATTTGGTCCAGTGCAGTGAAATCATGCATAAAGCTGCCACACTGTATTatgggaagcagcagcatgtaggtggaaatttttttctgtatttaatgaGATGTATTTtcatagaatggcctgggttgaACCTTAcagatcacctagttccaaccctcctgccacagGCACGAGCACTTTTACTAGACCAAGCtactcagagctccatccaatcCGGCCTTTAACATTTCCAGTGATGGGGCAGACACatcttttctgggcaacctgttccagtgtttcatcaTGCTCACGGTACAGAAattcctaacatctaatctaaccctactctctttcagtttgaagccacttccccttgtcctgtcactacatgctcttgtaaatgCTCTCTTCATATGAATCTATGCTGCTTCCTAGAACTGTTTCCTCCCACTGTACCAAGTCTTGTATATAAAGAACATCTAAAAGTATATCCACAGATGTAATTGTTGCTTTATAGCAGCATTGCCAGAAATGTTGCTATAAAGCAGCATACCTtagaatttctgctgcttcctaCTTCCATGACTCCTGCTAACAACTAGTCAAAATATGCCATGGACTCTCCATTCTAATccagcagtattttaaaatcacattccTTACCTAACTCTAGCAAGTCACTTAGGCAATTTGTATCTGCTGAACAcggcacacccagcacagctctgcactaTTTAGGCTCTAATACAGAAACTCTATCcaatataaataaaagcttTGCAGTGTTCTCTGGTTTTGTAAGCAACAAGGAATTCTAAGTAAAACTAATAtccttttccaggaaaacaaaacaggtcTTGAAAGGCAAGCAAGGTTAAATACCATTCCCTCTTCCTACACCTGATGTCAGGTACCTCCAGACGTTGGATTTCACCTTCTATAGGGGAAAATACCTCTGCAGCTTGGGTGTTGGTCAGTATTCAACAGATAAGAGATAATAGCAGGTAAGCAGATAAGGAGAaaaactgcagagcagtgatAGAGTTTTGCCATTACTTCATCTCTTGGTATTATACTGAACTAAAAACattccatttattttgaaactgtATTTGACCTCTGGAAATACAATCTTTTAGAATTTTCCATTATTGAGTAACTTTGATTTCACCATATCGTTTCTCAATTTATGGTTACTTcttaatgaagaaattaaaaccagaagcactgtttaaaaaaattgctaattATGCAATTCTTTAGTTCCAGCTACTAATTAAGAGAGCTCTAACTTACCATTATACTTCGTAAAAGTTGTTTCCTCATGCTTCAGAAAACAGCTTCTCTCATTTTGCATCCTGAATTTCATTACACTACCAAGACTCAATTCCTTGTTTAATGTTTTTACTGTTTGTACCATCATTTCTGCCAAGAACGTCACCCATTGCCCAGGCTGTACAGTGGCCATTATTCCCAAGGCAAACAATAAGAACACTGACCCTTATCACAAAACTTTTCCAATCTAGACACAAAAAAACGGAGTGACGTCCAAGGAAACAAAATGATGCTGATCAGCATGCCAGGCAATCAAACCCCAGTAATTTGTGCTTTGTGAGGTACAGGCCTTTGTGAGGCTTTTTAGAGTTCTCTGAAGAatactgcagctgctgtgaagaCTTTTACACAAGCATACGGGAAGGCAAGGAAAGAATTAATGCACTCAGTTGAAAAGTGATGTGAGCACCGTAATAGGCTGAAGTTGGCATCTTACGGAGGAAGTCACTGACACAAAGCAGTTACAGGTACCAAAGGGCCCTTGGAAACAAAATCAAGTAACTCTGGCTTCACTCAATAGAGAAGGGGCAGACAGAAAAGATGCAGAGTTTTAACTATTTTTAATCAATATAAAATAATCTGTGTAAAAACAGTCAAAGCCATGCTGCAATTAACTTCTCTCAATAAGCACAAGATAGCTATAGAGCCATCTGACAGTTCTTTTATGAAGGCCTGTAAAACTAGCAAGAGCATTAGATTCTCAACACACAAAGGGGATACAATTGAGCCAGTACACACCTCCAACCCCTCCAGTCGAGACCAAGGTCAACACAAATTGTGGTGGAAGAGTGtgcgcgcacacacacacacacacatattctTTCCAACTTGAAAAATAATAGGAGCCCGCATCACTCCAGAACAGATGGAAGCCACTGGTACAGTTCTCATCAGCTGTCTCAGAAACAACCACTTAACTTACAAGCTTACTTATCGAGTTTCTATGCCAGAGGAGTACACAGCACACAATAAGGCAAACcactgaaatttaaaacaatttataaaGTACTGTTATTTAATTCCTGTTCTCTACAACCTCcatattctttcaaaaaatgtgtaaaaataagGAGATGAGATTTCTGGAAAGTTCACAATGGACAGTTCTGGAAACAAACTCCACCTGGAATCTGTAAAGCAATGCAAATGCCAGCACAACAGTTGGATTTGAAACCagttttccataaaataaaagcaaatacagATAATGTAAGCTACATCAAAATAGCTGCAATTCACATTGCATGACTGGCCTGATTTGCTATTTTCTTTAATGACTTGTAAAATACCAGTAGTAAGAAACAGCACAAGGgctttttcttaataaattttAAGACCAGTTTAtcttgataaaataaaaaagttacaAATACCACACTATGGCAAATTCTGCATGATGCACAGTAGTGCTTGCAATATTTGAGTGGCAAGACCATTTTGGAACTGTTTGTGAAAGGTATGTCAAAAACAGAATCTTGGCATACATAAGAATGTATGTTACCAGTGAATTTATTATTGTGAAAATATATCTGTCCCACAATGTACACCATTGTAAATAATCAAATGCAATATTTATGCACATCAAAAATATATGGGGTGAATATATACTTAGTTTAGCATTAAATCCGCAAcagtaaatgaaagaaatattttggctATTTTTCTATGATTTCATTTCACTGGAAATTTCCTAATAAATCACTCCAAAGGGTAGTATTTGTGGTTCAAAACCATCAGGACAACAATAATTCTGTAAAATAGTATGGATCTGAGAGTGACAGCCCAATCCTCCTGCCACTAGATTCAGATGCATTTGGCTTGTGCTTGTTGCCTTAGAACATGAGTCCAGACACCAAAAGAATGAAGTACCACCATGACATCCTGGACCACATTAGGTCATATCATGTCAGATCAGAGATGCAACTCAATAAAAGGAGATGACACTAAAAGCTCCTGCCAGGTTCTCAAGTAGTAGTTATATACACATGGTAAAGTACAGAATACTGAAGGAGAATGTACTGAATAGCAAGTTAAATGTTCCATCAATTTTCTCATTACTGCAATGGATATTCACATTTTCTGCATTGGTCCAGGAAAGATACTGCAATCTAAGCATGTGATTTGGTGCTACTTAAAGCTTTGTGATACTGTTATGTGTTTTCTTTATCTACGTAACCCCCACCCTTATCCCCAGACATTACTGCAAAAGAACTCTATCTACATATAGAAATAACACAGATTTGATTTGGTGGCT includes:
- the ROPN1L gene encoding ropporin-1-like protein, with the protein product MPLPETMFCAQQIKIPPELPDILKQFTKAAIRTQPFDVLQWAAAYFSALSKGEPLPVKERLEMPLAVEKKDAGLTPGLLKVLHKQLSSKGTVTIAELREKWKHLGLPEEQLGAILQLDNFGEEVEWMKFLALGCSVLGESLLTSLKQACEILTRDPEGGAARIPFETFSFLYLYLADIDGEISKTETTAFLLGIKEQADKHSGMVLIRHFLPYSFIFY